In Rhodothermales bacterium, the following proteins share a genomic window:
- a CDS encoding MBL fold metallo-hydrolase — protein MLFRQIFDEKLAQYAYLIGCQKTGEAIVIDPERDIDTYIDIAEKEGLTITSVVDTHIHADYLTGMREFAERGVHVYASDEGDADWKYEWLIGSDYNYTLLKDGDTFKVGNIEFRAVHSPGHTPEHLSYLITDLGGGANAPIGLASGDFVFVGDLGRPDLLESAAGHAGVMEPSARTLFQSVQRFLDLEDYLQVWPAHGAGSACGKALGAVPDTTVGYERRFNVAIQTAMRGEDDFVAAILDGQPEPPLYFARMKRDNKLGPKVLGTLPNPRHLFVDDLKRLVGRTDVAILDTRIDKAAFMARHLPGSLYAGFNKSFNTAAGSIIDDETPIYLIIEEEHVDQAVRDLIRIGLDRIEGYATPETLEAYADTHGEVAQIPFATIAQLPELAAQDDVTVLDVRNLAEYEAAHVPGAQNLAYTRLIPRKGEVPTGGRLAIHCKTGGRAAVASAFLAREGHDVIYVEGDFEEWALSNDLATGAPALA, from the coding sequence ATGCTGTTCAGACAGATCTTCGACGAGAAGCTGGCGCAATACGCCTACCTCATTGGATGCCAGAAGACCGGTGAGGCCATTGTCATCGACCCCGAGCGGGACATTGACACCTACATCGACATCGCCGAGAAGGAGGGCCTGACCATCACGTCCGTGGTGGACACCCACATCCATGCCGACTACCTCACGGGCATGCGCGAGTTCGCCGAGCGCGGCGTCCACGTGTACGCTTCCGACGAGGGCGATGCCGACTGGAAGTACGAGTGGCTCATTGGCTCCGACTACAACTATACCCTGCTCAAGGACGGCGATACGTTCAAGGTCGGCAACATCGAGTTCCGCGCGGTGCATTCCCCGGGCCATACGCCCGAGCACCTGTCCTACCTGATCACCGACCTGGGTGGCGGCGCCAACGCGCCCATCGGCCTCGCATCGGGCGACTTCGTGTTCGTGGGCGACCTCGGCCGTCCGGACCTGCTGGAATCGGCCGCCGGACACGCCGGCGTCATGGAGCCCTCGGCCCGCACCCTGTTCCAGTCCGTGCAGCGGTTCCTGGACCTGGAGGATTACCTGCAGGTGTGGCCGGCCCACGGCGCCGGTTCGGCCTGCGGCAAGGCCCTGGGTGCCGTTCCGGACACGACGGTCGGGTACGAGCGACGCTTCAACGTGGCCATCCAGACCGCCATGCGCGGCGAGGACGATTTCGTGGCGGCCATCCTGGACGGACAGCCGGAGCCTCCGCTCTACTTCGCCCGGATGAAGCGCGACAACAAGCTGGGGCCCAAGGTCCTGGGCACGCTGCCCAACCCGCGCCACCTGTTCGTGGATGACCTGAAGCGCCTGGTGGGACGCACGGACGTCGCCATCCTGGATACCCGGATCGACAAGGCGGCCTTCATGGCCCGCCATCTGCCGGGCTCGCTCTATGCCGGATTCAACAAGTCGTTCAACACGGCCGCCGGATCCATCATCGACGACGAAACGCCCATCTACCTCATCATCGAGGAAGAGCATGTGGACCAGGCCGTTCGCGACCTCATCCGCATCGGGCTCGACCGGATTGAAGGATATGCCACCCCGGAAACCCTGGAGGCCTACGCCGACACGCACGGGGAAGTGGCCCAGATTCCGTTCGCAACCATCGCCCAGCTCCCCGAACTGGCGGCGCAGGACGACGTGACCGTACTGGACGTGCGCAACCTGGCCGAATATGAGGCCGCGCACGTTCCCGGCGCCCAGAACCTGGCGTACACCCGGCTCATTCCCCGCAAGGGCGAAGTGCCCACGGGCGGACGTCTGGCCATCCACTGCAAGACCGGTGGACGCGCGGCGGTGGCCAGCGCGTTCCTGGCCCGCGAAGGCCACGACGTCATCTACGTCGAAGGCGACTTCGAGGAGTGGGCGCTGTCGAATGACCTGGCCACGGGAGCACCCGCACTCGCGTGA
- a CDS encoding YeeE/YedE thiosulfate transporter family protein — MKIRQLLPYLLVGIAFGIVAAKSEIISWYRIQEMFRFQAFHMYGIIGSAVLVAAVSVRIIKSRGVRTLSGEPIVIPPKDLSAPGTRYWLGGTLFGVGWALTGACPGPMFALAGTGMTVILVAVAAALAGTYTYGVLRPRLPH, encoded by the coding sequence ATGAAAATCCGCCAACTCCTGCCCTATCTGCTCGTGGGCATCGCCTTCGGGATCGTGGCCGCCAAGAGCGAGATCATTTCGTGGTACCGCATCCAGGAGATGTTCCGCTTCCAGGCCTTCCACATGTACGGCATCATCGGCAGCGCCGTGCTGGTCGCCGCCGTTTCCGTACGCATCATCAAGTCCCGCGGCGTCCGCACGCTCTCGGGCGAACCCATTGTCATTCCTCCCAAGGACCTGTCCGCACCGGGTACCCGGTACTGGCTGGGAGGCACCCTTTTCGGAGTCGGCTGGGCCCTGACAGGCGCCTGCCCGGGTCCCATGTTCGCACTGGCGGGCACCGGCATGACGGTCATCCTGGTGGCGGTTGCCGCGGCATTGGCCGGCACGTACACCTACGGCGTCCTGCGCCCCCGCCTCCCGCATTGA
- a CDS encoding SulP family inorganic anion transporter — protein MTSFFPALKAFKGYDRRFLSGDVNAGITVGVMLIPQGMAYAMIAGMPPIYGLYASLVPLLVYAFMGTSAQLAVGPVAMVSLLVATGVGALADQGTEAYITLAILLAFLVGVFQLALGLARFGFLTAFLSHPVLSGFTSAAALMIGYSQVGHLQVSTTAALVGAAGIVLLVAFRMVKRRLPGALIVVALGTAATWYFGLEVPIVGTVPAGLPMPSFTVPAMDQVTALLPTVLAIGLVGFMESIAVAKSLAAKHGDRIESSQELVALGASNIAGALFQSFPVTGGFSRSAVNDQSGARTSLASLISAGVVGLTLLFLTPLFTHLPKALLASIVLVAVYPLVNWRDALHLWKTSKPDLALLVVTFVATLALGIEEGILVGVVLSILMVVQQASRPHVARLGCLPGTTTYKNLQRWPSAVEPDGIAILRVDASLFFANVDFLWDTVMELLDKRTDARVVLIDMYPVNRMDASAVHGLETLLEELGDRGIALFLSGVKGPVADIMDRSGLLERVGRDRMALEIHDAVEAAQRYLSG, from the coding sequence GTGACCTCCTTCTTTCCGGCCCTGAAGGCCTTCAAGGGGTACGACCGGCGGTTCCTTTCGGGGGACGTGAACGCCGGGATCACGGTGGGGGTCATGCTCATTCCCCAGGGCATGGCCTACGCCATGATCGCAGGCATGCCGCCCATCTACGGGCTCTATGCCTCGCTCGTACCCCTGTTGGTCTACGCCTTCATGGGCACCTCGGCGCAACTGGCCGTCGGGCCGGTAGCCATGGTCTCCCTGCTTGTGGCCACGGGCGTCGGCGCGCTGGCGGACCAGGGTACGGAAGCCTACATCACGCTGGCCATCCTGTTGGCGTTCCTGGTGGGCGTCTTCCAGCTGGCGCTGGGGCTGGCCCGGTTCGGTTTCCTGACGGCGTTCCTGTCGCACCCGGTGCTGAGCGGGTTCACGTCGGCGGCCGCGCTCATGATTGGGTACAGCCAGGTGGGGCATCTGCAGGTCAGCACGACGGCGGCCCTCGTTGGCGCCGCGGGCATTGTCCTGCTCGTCGCCTTCCGGATGGTCAAACGCCGGCTGCCGGGAGCCCTCATCGTGGTGGCGCTCGGTACGGCCGCCACATGGTATTTCGGGCTCGAAGTCCCCATTGTGGGCACCGTCCCGGCCGGTTTGCCCATGCCGTCGTTCACGGTCCCGGCCATGGACCAGGTCACGGCACTCCTGCCGACCGTCCTGGCCATCGGTCTGGTGGGTTTCATGGAGTCGATTGCCGTGGCCAAGAGCCTGGCCGCCAAACACGGCGACCGGATTGAATCCTCGCAGGAACTGGTGGCGCTCGGCGCATCGAACATCGCCGGCGCCCTGTTCCAGTCCTTCCCGGTCACAGGCGGCTTCTCCCGGAGTGCGGTCAACGACCAGTCCGGCGCACGCACCTCGCTCGCCAGCCTCATTTCCGCAGGAGTGGTGGGACTGACCCTGCTGTTCCTGACGCCCCTCTTCACGCATCTTCCGAAAGCCCTGCTCGCATCCATCGTGCTCGTGGCGGTGTACCCGCTCGTGAACTGGCGCGATGCGCTGCATCTCTGGAAAACCAGCAAGCCGGACCTGGCCCTGCTCGTGGTCACGTTCGTGGCGACGCTGGCGCTCGGCATTGAGGAGGGCATCCTCGTGGGCGTCGTGCTGTCCATCCTGATGGTCGTACAGCAGGCCTCGCGGCCGCATGTGGCCCGCCTGGGATGCCTGCCCGGCACCACCACGTACAAGAACCTGCAGCGCTGGCCGTCGGCCGTCGAACCCGACGGGATTGCCATCCTGCGCGTGGACGCCTCGCTGTTCTTCGCGAATGTGGACTTCCTGTGGGATACGGTCATGGAGCTGCTGGACAAGCGGACCGATGCGCGCGTGGTCCTGATTGACATGTATCCGGTGAACCGGATGGATGCCTCGGCCGTGCACGGCCTGGAAACCCTGCTGGAGGAGCTCGGCGATCGCGGCATTGCCCTCTTCCTGTCGGGCGTGAAGGGTCCGGTGGCAGACATCATGGATCGTTCAGGCCTCCTGGAACGGGTGGGACGGGACCGGATGGCCCTGGAAATCCATGACGCCGTGGAAGCCGCCCAACGTTATCTTTCCGGATGA
- a CDS encoding molybdopterin-dependent oxidoreductase, which translates to MDKPFGLPTFSESDRTPHQDRPEMTTVIHPDGRMSQYPPTDRWDDWVEWDGKQWPKKVARHYTLVPTVCFNCESACGLLAYVDRETLEIKKFEGNPKHPGSRGRNCAKGPATINQVYDPERILYPLKRVGKRGEGKWKRISWDTALEEIGEKMRESRKKRRDGIMYHVGRPGEDGYTNRCIQAWGVDGHNSHTNICSAGARAGYFLWSGFDRPSPDYANANVVLLISSHLETGHYFNPHAQRIMEAKNRGAKLITLDPRLSNTASKSDVWLPTWPGSEQTLLLAIANYLIQNDLYDKAFVEEWVNWEDSLTFFRSNPYDNVVFDVPENPTFEDFDRLLKALYAEFTFERAAAEAQVPIQRIQEAAEIISRCQGRLAAHTWRSASIGNLGGWQVARCLLFLNVLTGSVGNEGGTSGNSWNKFVPKPFSSPPPLNAWNELHLPHEWPLAFYEMSFLLPHFLEEGRGDIDVYFTRVYNPLWINPDGFMWMKALQDEEKMKCHVALTPTWNESAWFADYVLPMGHAGERHDLMSQETHSGQWIAFRQPVRRVAMERLGKKVTHTWEANPGEVWEENEFWIELSTAMDPDGALGVRQHFESPYRPGEIVTVEEYYRWIFENSVPGLPETAAKEGLSPLEYMRRYAAFEVTAHNYRPFAKDGAGFKTPSKKLEFFSPTMREWGWPEKEFTLPWTLKSHVHPDNIDRAKGEMLLLPNFRLPTLIHTRSANAKWLYELSHKNPVWMHPEDARRLGVDTGDLIRVTTRIGYFVDKVWITEGIKPGVIAMSHHLGRWRLKEGEGLSRGASNLVTISQPSSKENRLRVEHGATAWESFDPDTSRIWWEDVGVHQNLTHAVQPDPVSGHHCWLQKAFNVEKARPEDRHGDVFVDTDASMENYHEWVALARSAVDHSPDGTRRPYWLNRPLKPVKEAYALPDMPFGRPDRNKPSARP; encoded by the coding sequence ATGGACAAACCTTTTGGCCTCCCCACCTTCTCGGAATCCGATCGGACACCGCACCAGGACCGACCGGAAATGACCACGGTCATCCACCCGGATGGGCGCATGAGCCAGTATCCGCCCACCGACCGGTGGGATGACTGGGTGGAATGGGACGGCAAGCAATGGCCCAAGAAAGTGGCCCGCCACTACACCCTGGTGCCCACCGTCTGTTTCAACTGCGAAAGCGCCTGTGGCCTGTTGGCCTACGTGGACCGGGAGACCCTCGAAATCAAGAAGTTCGAGGGTAATCCGAAACATCCCGGCAGCCGCGGCCGGAACTGCGCGAAAGGACCGGCCACCATCAACCAGGTGTATGACCCCGAGCGCATCCTGTACCCGCTGAAACGGGTCGGCAAGCGGGGCGAGGGCAAATGGAAGCGGATTTCCTGGGATACGGCGCTGGAGGAAATCGGCGAAAAGATGCGGGAAAGCCGCAAGAAGCGCCGCGACGGCATCATGTACCACGTGGGTCGTCCGGGCGAGGACGGCTACACCAATCGATGCATCCAGGCATGGGGCGTGGACGGACACAACAGCCACACGAACATCTGTTCGGCGGGCGCCCGGGCGGGGTATTTCCTGTGGTCGGGTTTCGACCGGCCGAGCCCCGACTATGCGAACGCCAATGTGGTGCTGCTCATTTCGAGCCACCTGGAAACCGGGCACTACTTCAATCCGCATGCGCAACGCATCATGGAGGCGAAGAACCGGGGTGCCAAGCTCATCACGCTCGACCCCCGGCTGTCGAACACCGCATCGAAATCCGATGTCTGGTTGCCGACGTGGCCGGGCTCGGAGCAGACCTTGCTGCTGGCCATTGCCAATTATCTCATCCAGAATGACCTGTACGACAAGGCCTTCGTGGAGGAATGGGTGAACTGGGAGGACTCCCTCACCTTCTTCCGGTCGAATCCGTACGACAACGTGGTCTTCGACGTCCCGGAAAACCCCACCTTCGAGGACTTCGACCGGCTGCTGAAGGCCCTCTACGCTGAGTTCACGTTCGAACGTGCGGCGGCCGAGGCCCAGGTGCCCATCCAACGCATCCAGGAGGCGGCAGAAATCATTTCCCGTTGCCAGGGCCGGTTGGCGGCGCACACGTGGCGGAGTGCTTCCATCGGAAACCTGGGCGGCTGGCAGGTGGCACGGTGCCTGCTGTTCCTGAACGTGCTCACCGGAAGCGTGGGCAACGAGGGCGGCACGTCCGGCAACTCCTGGAACAAGTTCGTCCCGAAACCCTTCTCGTCGCCGCCGCCGCTGAATGCATGGAACGAACTGCATTTGCCGCACGAATGGCCGCTGGCGTTCTACGAAATGAGTTTCCTGTTGCCGCATTTCCTGGAAGAGGGCCGCGGAGACATCGACGTCTACTTCACGCGCGTGTACAATCCGCTCTGGATAAACCCGGACGGGTTCATGTGGATGAAGGCGCTCCAGGACGAGGAGAAAATGAAGTGCCACGTGGCGCTGACGCCCACCTGGAACGAATCGGCCTGGTTCGCAGACTACGTGTTGCCCATGGGGCACGCGGGTGAACGGCACGACCTCATGAGCCAGGAAACCCACTCCGGGCAGTGGATTGCCTTCCGGCAGCCCGTCCGGCGGGTGGCCATGGAGCGGCTCGGCAAGAAGGTCACGCATACATGGGAAGCCAATCCGGGCGAGGTCTGGGAAGAGAACGAGTTCTGGATTGAACTGTCCACGGCCATGGACCCCGACGGGGCGCTCGGCGTCAGGCAACATTTCGAGAGCCCGTACCGGCCGGGTGAAATCGTTACCGTGGAGGAGTACTACCGCTGGATCTTCGAGAACAGCGTACCCGGCCTGCCGGAAACCGCGGCCAAGGAAGGCCTCTCCCCGCTCGAGTACATGCGGCGCTATGCCGCCTTCGAGGTGACGGCGCACAACTACCGGCCGTTCGCCAAGGACGGCGCCGGGTTCAAGACCCCGAGCAAGAAACTGGAGTTCTTCTCCCCGACCATGCGGGAGTGGGGATGGCCCGAAAAGGAATTCACCCTGCCGTGGACGCTCAAGAGCCACGTGCATCCCGACAACATCGACCGGGCGAAAGGGGAAATGCTGCTGCTGCCGAATTTCCGGCTGCCGACGCTCATCCATACCCGGTCGGCCAACGCCAAGTGGCTCTACGAACTGAGCCACAAGAATCCGGTCTGGATGCATCCGGAAGATGCCCGGCGACTCGGCGTGGATACGGGCGACCTCATCCGCGTCACGACCCGGATAGGGTATTTCGTGGACAAGGTGTGGATCACAGAGGGCATAAAACCCGGCGTGATTGCCATGAGCCACCACCTGGGTCGCTGGCGCCTGAAAGAGGGCGAGGGGCTGAGCCGGGGCGCATCGAACCTGGTGACCATCTCGCAACCCTCGTCCAAGGAGAACCGGCTGCGCGTTGAACACGGCGCCACGGCATGGGAATCCTTCGACCCCGATACGAGCCGCATCTGGTGGGAAGACGTGGGCGTCCACCAGAACCTGACCCATGCCGTGCAGCCGGACCCCGTATCGGGACACCACTGCTGGCTGCAGAAGGCGTTCAACGTGGAAAAGGCCCGTCCGGAAGACCGGCACGGTGACGTGTTCGTGGACACGGACGCCTCCATGGAGAACTACCACGAGTGGGTTGCGCTGGCCCGGTCGGCAGTCGACCACAGCCCCGACGGGACGCGCCGGCCCTACTGGCTGAACCGTCCGTTGAAACCGGTGAAGGAGGCCTATGCCCTGCCGGACATGCCGTTCGGCCGCCCCGACCGGAATAAACCGAGTGCAAGACCATGA
- a CDS encoding molecular chaperone TorD family protein: protein MPDAEELRRLGGVAAMPRAELGDAHAAAHYRVFVHEAMPVASIYLSADGMMNPDGHISELLAQAAELLDQAAERMDTPQADLSASNSGMLAAFLMEHVSPWLPLQTAAVRRMAVDEETVRWADEMDRIMRAAHAQSTEGQPTGRDHASASAGATEMPPETLLPPVEDILDDPKTSLARIGRHLSLPAQCGLFLTHTDIHEAARSFRVPTGFGSRARSLEGLLRGASAYDALEDVCAVLSAHVDATEARWPEFVGAAWQQAWNDRLAATRLLLERMVTAVAAG from the coding sequence ATGCCCGACGCCGAAGAGCTCAGGCGGTTGGGGGGCGTGGCCGCCATGCCCCGCGCGGAGCTGGGCGATGCCCACGCCGCCGCACACTACCGGGTATTCGTGCATGAAGCCATGCCGGTGGCGTCCATCTATCTCTCGGCGGACGGCATGATGAATCCGGACGGGCACATTTCGGAGCTGCTGGCGCAGGCGGCAGAACTGCTCGATCAGGCAGCAGAACGGATGGATACGCCCCAAGCCGATCTCTCAGCGTCCAATAGCGGTATGCTCGCGGCCTTTCTCATGGAGCACGTTTCCCCCTGGCTGCCGCTGCAGACGGCCGCCGTGCGCCGCATGGCGGTGGACGAGGAAACCGTGCGCTGGGCGGACGAGATGGACCGGATCATGAGGGCAGCTCATGCTCAGTCCACTGAGGGGCAGCCGACCGGCCGGGACCACGCGTCTGCATCTGCCGGCGCAACGGAAATGCCACCCGAAACCCTCCTCCCCCCGGTCGAGGACATCCTGGACGATCCGAAGACCTCCCTGGCTCGGATCGGGCGGCATCTGTCGCTGCCGGCGCAGTGCGGCCTGTTCCTGACCCACACCGACATCCACGAGGCGGCCCGTTCGTTCCGCGTACCGACCGGATTCGGCAGTCGGGCGCGCAGCCTGGAGGGATTGCTCCGGGGCGCGAGTGCCTACGATGCACTCGAGGACGTCTGCGCCGTACTCAGCGCGCACGTGGACGCCACCGAAGCACGTTGGCCGGAATTCGTGGGCGCGGCGTGGCAGCAGGCCTGGAACGACCGGCTGGCGGCGACGCGCCTACTGCTCGAGCGGATGGTGACCGCCGTCGCCGCGGGGTAG
- a CDS encoding FAD/NAD(P)-binding oxidoreductase, translating to MKQHHTVVIIGGGTAGLTVAARLKKARQALDVAVVEPSDTHWYQPLWTLVGGGLNSVSDTARPMADVMPKGVTWIKERAGSFQPESNALTLESGGELTYDYLVVAPGIQLNWHLVDGLPETLGRNGVTSNYRVDLAPYTWQVIQGLKGGRALFTQPSTPIKCGGAPQKIMYLTADYLRKHGHLVDVDIQFMSPGTVVFGVSEFQETLFKVIERYGITFNRQHELIAVRGDEQVAVIRVTDADGNTTNKEFEFNMLHAVPPQSAPDFVRQSPLANAEGWVDVHKHTLQHNTYANVFSLGDASSTPNARTGAAVRKQAPIVVGNLLEHMDKGTVGKVGSYNGYSSCPLVTGYNSLVLAEFDYDNRPDPSFPFDTTKERWSMMMMKRFLLPAMYWHGMLKGRA from the coding sequence ATGAAACAGCATCATACCGTCGTCATCATTGGAGGAGGAACCGCGGGGCTGACCGTCGCCGCCCGGCTGAAGAAGGCCCGGCAAGCGCTGGACGTGGCCGTCGTGGAGCCGTCCGATACGCACTGGTACCAGCCGCTCTGGACGCTGGTGGGCGGTGGGCTGAATTCGGTCTCCGATACCGCGCGGCCCATGGCCGACGTCATGCCGAAAGGGGTGACCTGGATCAAGGAGCGGGCCGGATCCTTCCAACCGGAAAGCAATGCCCTGACGCTGGAATCCGGCGGCGAACTGACCTACGACTACCTGGTCGTCGCACCCGGCATCCAACTCAACTGGCATCTCGTCGACGGACTGCCCGAGACCCTCGGACGAAACGGCGTGACCTCGAATTACCGGGTGGACCTGGCTCCCTACACGTGGCAGGTCATCCAGGGGCTGAAGGGCGGGCGGGCGCTGTTCACGCAGCCGTCGACCCCCATCAAGTGTGGTGGCGCGCCCCAGAAAATCATGTACCTGACGGCCGATTACCTGCGCAAGCACGGCCATCTGGTCGATGTGGACATCCAGTTCATGTCGCCCGGCACGGTGGTCTTCGGCGTATCGGAGTTCCAGGAGACCCTGTTCAAGGTCATCGAGCGGTACGGCATCACGTTCAACCGCCAGCACGAACTGATTGCGGTCCGGGGCGACGAGCAGGTGGCCGTCATCCGCGTGACGGATGCCGATGGCAACACGACCAACAAGGAATTCGAGTTCAACATGCTGCATGCCGTGCCGCCGCAGTCCGCCCCGGACTTCGTGCGGCAGAGCCCGCTGGCCAACGCCGAAGGCTGGGTGGACGTGCACAAGCACACCCTGCAGCACAATACGTATGCCAACGTGTTTTCGCTGGGCGATGCCAGCTCGACCCCGAATGCCCGGACCGGTGCCGCCGTCCGGAAACAGGCCCCGATCGTGGTCGGCAACCTGTTGGAGCACATGGATAAAGGGACGGTCGGCAAGGTCGGCTCCTACAACGGATACAGCTCCTGTCCGCTCGTCACGGGGTACAACAGTCTGGTGCTGGCGGAATTCGACTATGACAACCGCCCCGACCCCTCCTTCCCGTTCGATACCACGAAGGAGCGGTGGTCCATGATGATGATGAAGCGCTTCCTGTTGCCGGCCATGTACTGGCACGGGATGTTGAAGGGACGCGCCTGA
- a CDS encoding solute carrier family 26 protein: MMKRYLPILDWLPRYDRTLFRGDAVAGITVGVMLIPQSMAYASLAGLPPIHGLYASLLPLVVYAFMGSSRHLAFGIMAIDCLIVAAAVSQFTPSGTPEYVGLVLALTLMVGIIQMLLGFMRFGFLVNLLSRPVISGFTGAAAIVICLSQLKSLLGIPMPQSTALPALMMALFREAADIHVLTLLIGLAGMVLLASIKHWLPRVPGALVAVTLSTLAVWYFRLDTIGVDTVGVIPTGLPSVDVPAGGWGIVQALVPSAIMLALVQFMTVVSLGKLYAGKYGYRLDANQELVALGASNAAAGLFQGAPVSGSFSRSAVSEGTGAQTPLSNFFAAAVVAVTLLFLTPLFFYLPIPIFASIIIMAAIGLVDIRELRYLLRTKKVDGVIALVTFTVTLMVGIQAGILTGVGLSVVAIMARISRPNIVRLGLIPGTQTFRDVTHHPEAIEVDDLLMVRMDASFSFANAERLRDTIIEEVADAPYRAVVIDAQPINDIDTTALAVLSELHDALSARHIRLVIGGMKEPVLETVREAGLDDEMGPGHLFMTPFDAVQAVLTDWERALLPRGDGGHHPLEQ, from the coding sequence ATGATGAAGCGCTACCTGCCGATCCTGGACTGGCTGCCCCGCTATGACCGGACCCTGTTCCGGGGCGATGCGGTGGCCGGCATCACGGTCGGCGTCATGCTCATTCCCCAGAGCATGGCCTATGCCAGCCTGGCCGGCCTGCCGCCCATCCACGGGCTCTACGCCAGCCTCCTGCCGCTGGTGGTGTACGCCTTCATGGGCTCGTCCCGGCATCTGGCGTTCGGCATCATGGCCATCGACTGCCTCATTGTGGCCGCGGCGGTCTCCCAGTTCACCCCGTCCGGCACGCCGGAATACGTGGGTCTGGTGCTCGCCCTGACGCTCATGGTGGGCATCATCCAGATGCTCCTCGGGTTCATGCGCTTCGGTTTCCTGGTCAACCTGCTGTCCCGGCCCGTCATTTCCGGGTTCACCGGTGCCGCCGCCATCGTCATCTGCCTGAGCCAGCTCAAGAGCCTGCTCGGCATTCCCATGCCCCAGAGCACAGCCCTCCCGGCCCTCATGATGGCCCTGTTCCGGGAAGCGGCAGACATCCACGTGCTGACGCTGCTCATCGGTCTGGCGGGCATGGTATTGCTGGCCTCCATCAAACACTGGTTGCCGCGCGTCCCGGGCGCCCTCGTGGCCGTCACCCTGTCCACACTCGCCGTGTGGTATTTCCGCCTGGACACGATCGGCGTCGACACCGTTGGCGTCATCCCGACGGGCCTGCCCTCCGTGGATGTCCCCGCCGGCGGGTGGGGCATTGTGCAGGCGCTCGTGCCGTCCGCCATCATGCTGGCGCTGGTGCAGTTCATGACCGTCGTCTCGCTCGGCAAGCTCTACGCCGGCAAATACGGATACCGGCTCGATGCGAACCAGGAACTGGTGGCCCTCGGCGCATCGAACGCCGCGGCCGGTCTGTTCCAGGGCGCACCCGTGTCGGGCAGCTTCTCCCGCAGTGCGGTCAGCGAAGGCACCGGCGCCCAGACCCCGCTCTCGAATTTCTTTGCTGCGGCCGTCGTTGCCGTGACGCTGCTGTTCCTGACGCCGCTGTTCTTCTACCTGCCCATCCCCATCTTTGCCTCCATCATCATCATGGCGGCCATCGGCCTGGTGGACATCCGCGAACTGCGCTACCTGCTGCGCACCAAGAAGGTCGACGGGGTGATCGCCCTGGTCACGTTCACGGTGACGCTCATGGTGGGCATCCAGGCAGGCATCCTGACGGGCGTCGGATTGTCGGTGGTGGCCATCATGGCGCGGATAAGCCGTCCGAACATCGTCCGGCTCGGACTCATCCCGGGCACCCAGACGTTCCGCGACGTCACGCATCACCCCGAAGCCATCGAAGTGGACGACCTGCTGATGGTCCGGATGGATGCGTCATTTTCCTTCGCCAATGCCGAACGCCTGCGCGACACCATTATCGAGGAGGTCGCCGATGCGCCGTACCGGGCGGTCGTGATCGACGCCCAGCCCATCAATGACATCGATACCACGGCCCTGGCCGTACTGTCGGAGTTGCACGATGCACTCTCGGCTCGGCACATCCGCCTGGTCATCGGGGGCATGAAGGAGCCGGTGCTGGAAACGGTGCGCGAGGCCGGACTCGACGACGAAATGGGGCCGGGTCACCTGTTCATGACGCCGTTCGATGCGGTACAGGCCGTACTCACCGACTGGGAGCGCGCCTTGCTACCCCGCGGCGACGGCGGTCACCATCCGCTCGAGCAGTAG